The proteins below come from a single Hirundo rustica isolate bHirRus1 chromosome 6, bHirRus1.pri.v3, whole genome shotgun sequence genomic window:
- the CD6 gene encoding T-cell differentiation antigen CD6, with translation MGELCLLLVALSALAPAQETTGPPSTPAGNTSVTPGPRALRLAGGRSRCEGRVELEQEGTWGTVCDDGWDIPDADVVCRQLRCGRAVRAPGNAAFGRGHGPILRDEVGCEGHERDLWECPAAPEHDCSHKEDAGVVCSEHQEWRLSGGRDGCSGRVEVFFRGTWSTVCNSTWYETEATVLCRTLGCGDVLQRPSFGHTLPGKMVYLCGSLQPSLAQCRWTFNKSAPCYQSWAAGVICNGSQGLETPTPMAEVTPRNVTVLHAKEGTPTPGTGPPDSPLFVLCLVLAALLLLSLLAFPAALLWLRKKSATSSLGTPTPVLVTHSSRSPSAPSGIPNDYREAPTGLPKGSDCLVTVISKDSDSDSEYYEFSSKPPVALSTFYNSLRQQPREDLLPLGPSQDRTEPFPENGMTQGRGIYATDGRVATPSSHILVPTFGVLIPTEPARLRSSSSSSSSSSMEPCWNGSVPPATHGTQCHPAATGHGYGTAPPAAPAPVPSQPWVPGAPADPDPDGSSSTSSGEWYENTQETEPPGEPSSHPGWSDPSRPSGEHGEDPDFSEGSDYDDVQGSVC, from the exons ATGggggagctctgcctgctcctggtgGCTCTTTCTGCCCTGGCACCTGCGCAAG AAACGACGGGACCTCCCAGTACTCCGGCTGGGAACACCTCAGTGACGCCGG GTCCCAGAGCGCTGCGGCTGGCGGGCGGCCGGAGCCGCTGCGAGGGCCgggtggagctggagcaggaggggacGTGGGGGACGGTGTGCGACGACGGCTGGGACATTCCCGACGCCGACGTCGTGTGCCGCCAGCTGCGGTGCGGCCGCGCCGTCAGGGCCCCGGGCAACGCCGCCTTCGGCCGCGGGCACGGCCCCATCCTCCGGGATGAGGTGGGGTGCGAGGGACACGAGCGGGACCTCTGGGAATGCCCGGCCGCTCCGGAGCACGACTGCAGCCACAAGGAGGACGCCGGCGTGGTCTGCTCAG AGCACCAGGAGTGGCGGCTCTCCGGAGGCCGGGACGGGTGCTCCGGCAGGGTGGAGGTGTTTTTCCGCGGCACTTGGAGCACGGTGTGTAACAGCACCTGGTACGAGACGGAGGCCACGGTGCTGTGCCGGACGCTGGGATGCGGGGACGTGCTCCAGCGGCCGTCCTTTGGGCACACGCTTCCCGGGAAGATGGTGTACCTGTGCGGGAGCCTGCAGCCCTCGCTGGCGCAGTGCCGCTGGACCTTCAATAAATCCGCTCCGTGTTACCAGTCCTGGGCCGCCGGGGTCATCTGCAACG GCTCCCAGGGTTTGGAGACGCCAACGCCCATGGCCGAGGTGACGCCCAGGAACGTCACTGTCCTGCACG CCAAGGAGGGGACCCCGACCCCCGGGACAGGACCGCCGGACAGTCCCCTCTTtgtgctgtgcctggtgctggcggcgctgctcctgctctccctgctggcctTTCCCGCCGCCCTGCTGTGGCTGAGGAAGAAGAGCG CCACGTCCTCCTTGGGAACGCCCACGCCAGTCCTGGTGACCcacagctcccggagccccagCGCACCCTCAGGGATTCCCAACGACTACAGGGAGGCTCCCACCGGCCTTCCCAAAGGATCAG ACTGTCTGGTCACAGTCATTTCCAAGGATTCCGATTCCGACTCGGAATATTATGAGTTCAGCAGCAAGCCTCCCGTCGCCCTGTCCACCTTCTACA ACTCCCTGCgccagcagcccagggaggatCTTCTCCCTCTGGGACCCAGCCAGGACAGGACGGAGCCGTTCCCAGAGAACGGTATGACACAAGGAAGGGGGATCTATGCCACGGATGGGAGGGTGGCCACCCCCTCTTCCCATATCCTCGTTCCCACATTTGGTGTCCTTATTCCCACAGAGCCGGCCAGGCTccgcagctcctccagctcctcctcatcctcatccatGGAGCCCTGTTGGAATGGCAGCGTTCCCCCCGCCACCcatggcacccagtgccacccggCAGCCACCGGCCACGGCTACGGCACAG ctcccccagcagctcccgccccagtgccctcccagccctgggtaCCTGGGGCTCCGGCGGATCCCGATCCCGacggcagctccagcacctcttcGGGGGAGTGGTACGAGAACACGCAGGAGACGGAGCCCCCTGGAGAGCCCTCCTCGCACCCTG GCTGGTCAGATCCATCCCGCCCCTCGGGGGAACACGGGGAGGATCCCGACTTTTCTGAGGGCAGCGACTACGATGACGTCCAGGGCTCTGTCTGCTGA